A window of Chitinophaga sp. MM2321 contains these coding sequences:
- a CDS encoding family 78 glycoside hydrolase catalytic domain: MSKQNKRSSGTLLIYLGSVLLMLLFQYCSPGIAALQVNALTVEGRDSLMGSDILQPRFSWKIASGERGIKQTAYQLLVASSKEALSKGEADIWDSGKMDTDSSLDIVYKGKPLSSFQSCYWKVKIWTNNGKEATSQPSFWTMGLLQPSDWQAKWIGLDGHNDKDQPDSTLTRLAARHLRKEFSIDKKIATATAYISGMGLYELSLNGEKVGQDVLAPTVSEYNKKIFYNTYDITRQLQQGANCVGVVLGNGRFFAVRNYHGQLNPLTGIGQAQYGLPKLLLQIRILYTDSTVAWVNSDESWKVTDNGPILANNEFDGEEYDANKELAGWDKTGYNYQAWKGVNLMPSGKERIEAQPNENIRIKEVLNPITVHATPRGSYILDMGQNMVGWVAIKVKGEKGDTIRMRFAETMKGKDSIYLDNMRDAKVTDKYILKGGGTESWEPRFTYHGFRFVEVEGLRSKPDVKDFAGKVIYDDVATIGTFETANPTINTIFKNAYWTIRGNYRGMPTDCPQRDERVGWLGDRVISSYGESFLFDNSRLYAKWLDDIQDAQKENGSVPDIAPSFWDRYADNVTYPSAFILIPDMLRKQFGDTRSISKQYPAMKKWMLYMWNTYRDNDLVLKDNYGDWCVPPESLDLIWSKDPSRITDGGLLAAAYYYHCLGLMKNYADQLALPADAANFSNIAQKVRVAFNKKFYNPDKKSYANNTVTANLLPLSFGMVPEGDKAAVFSNIRARLKEFDDHVNSGIIGGMWLMRGLTDNGAGELAYKLATNTTYPSWGYMITKGATTIWELWNGDAANPMMNSGNHQMLLGDLLVWYYEYLAGIKTDDKEVAFKKIIMNPIFPEDLDFVNASLNTKYGIVKSAWKKTATGLEWNITIPANTTAVVTLPGNVEAITESGKPLPADLLQNSNPVAAGKTALNIGSGTYQFIVKKQ; this comes from the coding sequence ATGAGCAAACAAAATAAAAGGAGTAGCGGAACGCTTCTTATTTACCTGGGGTCGGTTTTATTAATGCTATTGTTTCAATATTGTTCTCCCGGAATTGCGGCATTACAAGTAAATGCGCTTACCGTGGAAGGAAGGGATAGTTTAATGGGCTCCGATATCTTACAGCCCCGGTTTAGCTGGAAAATAGCATCCGGCGAACGGGGGATAAAACAAACAGCCTATCAGCTGCTGGTAGCCAGCAGTAAAGAGGCGTTGAGCAAAGGAGAAGCGGATATTTGGGATAGTGGAAAGATGGACACCGATTCTTCCTTGGACATTGTATACAAGGGCAAACCGCTTAGCTCTTTTCAGTCTTGTTACTGGAAAGTAAAAATATGGACAAACAACGGGAAGGAAGCCACCAGCCAGCCCTCTTTCTGGACGATGGGCTTATTGCAGCCTTCCGATTGGCAGGCGAAGTGGATCGGATTGGATGGTCATAATGATAAAGATCAACCGGATAGCACTTTGACCAGACTGGCTGCCAGACATCTGCGCAAAGAGTTTAGCATCGATAAAAAAATTGCAACAGCTACGGCTTATATTAGTGGCATGGGGTTGTATGAATTATCGCTCAATGGGGAAAAAGTGGGGCAGGATGTGTTGGCGCCTACGGTGTCCGAATACAATAAAAAGATATTCTATAATACCTATGACATTACGCGTCAACTGCAACAGGGAGCCAATTGTGTGGGAGTAGTCCTGGGTAATGGGCGTTTTTTTGCTGTCCGTAATTATCATGGGCAATTAAATCCACTTACAGGTATTGGACAGGCACAATATGGATTGCCGAAACTATTGCTGCAAATACGCATACTATATACTGATAGTACTGTAGCCTGGGTAAACTCTGATGAAAGCTGGAAGGTAACCGATAATGGCCCTATTCTGGCGAACAATGAATTTGATGGTGAAGAGTATGATGCGAACAAAGAATTGGCAGGTTGGGATAAAACCGGCTATAACTATCAGGCCTGGAAAGGGGTGAACCTGATGCCTTCAGGTAAGGAAAGGATAGAAGCGCAACCGAACGAAAATATCCGTATCAAGGAAGTACTTAATCCCATCACTGTGCATGCTACGCCGCGTGGCTCCTATATCCTGGATATGGGGCAAAACATGGTGGGATGGGTTGCCATAAAAGTAAAAGGTGAAAAAGGAGATACGATTCGTATGCGCTTTGCAGAAACCATGAAGGGAAAGGATTCGATCTATCTCGATAATATGCGCGACGCTAAAGTTACCGATAAGTACATCCTGAAAGGCGGAGGCACAGAAAGCTGGGAACCCCGGTTTACCTATCATGGTTTCCGTTTTGTAGAAGTAGAAGGTCTGCGCTCGAAGCCCGACGTAAAAGATTTTGCAGGAAAAGTGATTTATGATGACGTGGCTACAATTGGCACATTTGAAACAGCTAACCCCACCATCAATACCATATTTAAAAATGCTTATTGGACCATCCGCGGTAACTACCGTGGTATGCCTACAGATTGTCCTCAGCGGGATGAGCGCGTTGGTTGGTTGGGCGACCGGGTGATTAGCTCTTATGGTGAAAGCTTCTTGTTTGATAACTCCCGGCTCTACGCCAAATGGCTGGACGATATACAGGACGCACAAAAAGAGAATGGTAGTGTACCGGATATTGCACCCTCTTTCTGGGACCGATATGCGGATAACGTAACCTACCCCAGTGCCTTTATATTGATACCGGATATGCTAAGGAAGCAATTTGGTGATACCAGAAGTATTTCAAAACAATATCCGGCCATGAAAAAATGGATGTTGTATATGTGGAATACTTATCGCGATAACGACCTGGTGCTAAAAGACAATTATGGAGACTGGTGTGTGCCTCCGGAATCGTTGGATCTTATCTGGTCCAAAGATCCCAGCCGGATTACAGATGGTGGACTACTGGCTGCTGCTTATTATTATCACTGCCTGGGGTTAATGAAAAACTATGCAGATCAATTGGCGCTTCCGGCCGATGCAGCCAATTTTAGCAACATCGCGCAAAAAGTAAGGGTAGCGTTCAATAAAAAATTCTACAACCCGGATAAAAAATCTTACGCCAATAATACCGTTACCGCCAACCTGTTGCCGCTCAGTTTTGGAATGGTACCCGAAGGGGACAAGGCGGCTGTATTTTCCAATATACGTGCCCGTTTGAAGGAATTTGATGATCATGTAAACTCCGGAATTATAGGCGGTATGTGGCTCATGCGCGGGCTTACTGATAACGGAGCCGGGGAACTGGCGTATAAACTGGCTACTAATACTACTTATCCCAGCTGGGGATATATGATAACAAAAGGAGCTACCACTATTTGGGAATTGTGGAACGGCGATGCCGCCAATCCGATGATGAATTCGGGAAATCATCAGATGTTGCTGGGCGACTTGCTGGTCTGGTACTATGAGTACCTGGCAGGCATAAAGACAGATGATAAGGAAGTAGCGTTTAAGAAAATCATCATGAATCCTATCTTTCCTGAAGATCTTGATTTTGTAAATGCGTCTTTGAATACAAAATATGGCATCGTAAAAAGCGCATGGAAGAAAACGGCCACTGGTTTGGAATGGAATATAACAATACCTGCCAATACTACTGCTGTAGTTACACTTCCCGGAAATGTGGAAGCTATTACGGAATCAGGAAAACCTTTGCCGGCAGACCTGCTGCAAAATAGTAATCCTGTAGCAGCGGGCAAAACGGCGCTCAATATTGGCTCCGGGACCTATCAATTTATCGTTAAAAAACAGTAA